One Glycine max cultivar Williams 82 chromosome 6, Glycine_max_v4.0, whole genome shotgun sequence DNA segment encodes these proteins:
- the LOC100809566 gene encoding uncharacterized protein, with amino-acid sequence MKLLYFSKQMTERTLVPIFVFWAFLTIITPTLILLSENSKVDLDPNGNITEGVKLGRMIGYTHNYSIKTASPLAKSEEELASAPAPEPLPTSSSGTSTNRVTPMGSHSHHNHTLIRNKTHDGFNLSSPIKIHAQVKQAYIR; translated from the exons ATGAAATTGCTCTATTTTTCCAAACAAATGACTGAAAGAACTCTAGTTCCAATATTCGTCTTTTGGGCTTTCCTTACAATAATCACCCCTACACTCATTCTCTTGTCAGAGAATTCAAAGGTTGACCTCGATCCAAATG GAAATATAACTGAAGGAGTGAAGCTTGGACGAATGATCGGGTACACTCATAATTATAGCATAAAAACAGCATCACCGCTAGCCAAGTCTGAAGAGGAACTGGCCTCGGCACCAGCCCCAGAACCATTACCAACCTCATCATCTGGAACTAGTACTAATAGAGTTACTCCTATGGGGTCACACTCACATCATAATCATACtcttataagaaataaaacccATGATGGGTTTAACCTCTCCTCTCCCATCAAGATACACGCCCAAGTCAAACAAGCATATATCAGATAG
- the LOC100813308 gene encoding phenylcoumaran benzylic ether reductase Betv6 produces the protein MGEKSKILIIGGTGYIGKHIVEASAKAGNPTFALVRESTLSDPSKAQLIHNFEALGVNLVRGDLYDHEKLVKAIKQVDVVISTLGHLQLADQLKIIAAIKEAGNVKRFFPSEFGNDVDRVHAVEPAKSALAIKAQIRRSIEAEGIPYTYVSSNYFAGYFLPTLAQPGAFAPPPPKDKVIILGDGNPKAIFNKEEDIGTYTIRAVDDPRTLNKILYLRPPKNIYSFNELVALWENKIGKTLEKIYVPEEKVLKDIEEAPLPINVVLAINHSVFVKGDHTNFEIEPSFGVEASELYPDVNYTTVEEYLGQFA, from the exons ATGGGTGAGAAAAGCAAGATTTTGATCATAGGAGGCACCGGCTACATCGGCAAACATATAGTGGAAGCAAGCGCAAAGGCTGGAAATCCCACTTTTGCTTTGGTGAGGGAATCCACACTCTCTGACCCCTCCAAGGCACAACTCATCCACAATTTTGAGGCTTTGGGCGTTAATTTGGTCCGC GGGGATCTGTACGATCATGAGAAGTTGGTGAAAGCTATCAAGCAAGTAGATGTCGTCATATCCACGCTGGGTCACCTGCAGCTTGCCGATCAGCTCAAGATCATCGCTGCCATTAAGGAAGCCGGTAATGTTAAG AGGTTTTTCCCTTCGGAATTCGGTAACGACGTGGATCGTGTCCATGCCGTGGAACCAGCAAAATCTGCATTAGCTATCAAAGCCCAAATTCGACGCAGCATTGAAGCCGAAGGCATCCCCTATACGTACGTTTCCAGCAACTACTTCGCTGGCTATTTTCTTCCCACATTAGCACAACCAGGTGCTTTTGCTCCACCTCCACCCAAAGACAAAGTCATTATCTTGGGCGATGGAAATCCTAAAG CAATTTTCAACAAGGAAGAGGACATTGGAACCTACACCATCAGGGCTGTGGATGACCCTAGGACATTGAACAAGATTCTCTACCTCAGGCCCCCTAAGAACATTTACTCGTTCAACGAGCTTGTGGCCTTGTGGGAGAACAAGATTGGCAAGACCCTCGAAAAAATTTATGTACCAGAGGAGAAGGTTCTCAAGGACATCGAAG AGGCACCTCTTCCAATCAATGTGGTATTAGCAATCAACCACTCAGTGTTCGTGAAGGGTGACCACACCAACTTTGAGATTGAGCCATCTTTCGGGGTTGAGGCTTCTGAGTTGTACCCGGATGTCAACTACACCACCGTGGAAGAATACCTTGGTCAGTTCGCTTGA